Below is a genomic region from Neorhizobium galegae.
GCCATATTCAAAACCCTGTCCAAAGGCGAAACTGCCGGGCGCGAAAAACGTCGCGACACCATCCGAGCCTTCAACCCAACCTCTGTGCAAAAGTTCCAACTTGTGCTGCCGTCATGCAGATTTAAAGGAACAGTCACACCGGCAAGCCGGTTGTGCCTTCGCTTAAGGGAGTCCGAAACTGAAATGACCTACGAACTTTATTATTGGGACGGCCTTCAGGGCCGCGGCGAATTTGTGCGGCTGGCGCTGGAAGAGGCCGGAGCTGACTATGTGGATGTTGCCCGTACCGATCGCGGCACAGGAAAGATGATGGACCATATCCACGGCAAACACGGCTACGACATGCCCTTCGCACCACCCTTCCTTAAAGATGGCGACCTGATCGTCTCGCATGTCGCCAACATCCTCAACTATCTCGGGCCGAAGCTGAATCTGGTGCCGGAGGACGAAAAATCCCGGCTCTTCGCCCACGGGCTGCAGCTGACGATCACCGATTTCATTACGGAAGTGCACGACACGCACCACCCGATCAGCACCGCCGATTATTACGAGGATCAGCGGCAGGAGGCCAAGGCTCGTTCCAGGGCCTTTCTGAAGCACCGTGTGCCGAAATTTATCGGCTATTTCGATCGCATCATCACCGCAAATCCCGCAAAGAACGGCCATGCGGTGGGCGAAGCCCTGAGTTATGTCGACCTGTCGCTCTTCCAGCTCGCCGAGGGCCTCAACTACGCCTTCCCGCGCGCCATGAAAAACTTCGACGGCGATTATCCAAACGTCGCCAAGCTGCGCGACGCGGTCGCCGGACGTCCGAATATCGAAGCCTATCTGAAGTCGAAGCGCCGGCTCGCCTTCAACGAGTCGGGCATATTCCGGCATTACCCTGACCTCGACCAGGATCCGCTCTGATCGGCTAGATAAACGCGAAAATCGGGGCGATCGTCACCAGGACGATCGCCACCGCGATCAATGTGAACTTCATGACGACCTCCAAAGAAAAGCTGTCGCGATGCGGCAGCTCAGTTGGTTTCTTCTCCCAGTTCCTGCAGAATTTGATGCCGCGCTCGGTTTAGGCGGCTCTTCACCGTGCCCACCGCGCAATCGCAAATCTCCGCCGCCGCCTCGTAACTTTCTCCGAGGATCGCGACCAGCGTCAGCACTTCACGATAATGCGGCGGCAGTTTCTGAAGCGCCCGCTGAACTTCCCGCGCCCGAGCAGCAACCTCCTGGCTCGCCGCTACCGGCGTATCCCCGGAGATGTTCTCCTCGATCCCCGGCGCCTCGCGGCCAAGCACCTTGATGCGCGTATAAAAGGTGTTGCGCATAATGGTGAAGAGCCAGCTCTTCAGCTTGGTGCCCGGCTCGAACTTGTCGAGATTGGCGAGCGCCTTCATCAGCGTCTCCTGCACCAAGTCGTCTGCATCGCTGGGATTGCGGCAGAAAGTACGGGCAAATGCGCGGAGAGCCGGAATAAGCCTTACTATGTCTGCACGTGCAGGATCACCATTCAACTGTGATTCAGACACCGTTGCCTACCTCTCCGAAGTCTTCATGGCTGCTGGAATGACGGGGGCAAACGCATGCCTTGCGTATTTGGTTCCGCTGAGATGAATGCCCTGTTCATCTTCGTGAGAAGACCACTTCTTTCCCCACGCGGAACAAAGCGCCCGGCACGCCTGTTGATAGGACTTTCATGGAGTTCTGCCGGGAGTTCTCATATGGCACCGCGTGCAAACTGGAAAGGGTACCTGAAGGTTGGAGAGCTGAGTTGCCCGGTGGCCCTCTATACGGCCGCCTCGACATCCGACCGCGTCAGCTTTCACATCATCAACCGGGAGACGGGCAACCGCGTCCATCGCCAGATGGTCGATGCCGACACCGGCAGGCAGGTCGAAAGCGAGGACATCGTCAAGGGTTACGAGGTTTCGAGCGGCCAATACGTCTTCCTGGAGCCTGACGAAGTGAAGGCAGCGGTGCCGGAGAGCGACAAGACGCTGGAACTCGAGACCTTCATCCCCTGCAACGGCATCGACACCATCTTTATAGACCGTCCCTATTATCTGGCGCCGGCCGACAAGCCTGCAGCAGAAGTGTTCGAGCTGATCCGCAAGGGGCTGAGGGAGAAGAATGTCGCAGCACTTGCCCGCACGGTGCTCTTCCGGCGGCTCCGGACGGTGCTTATCCGCCCGAGCGAAAAGGGCATGATCGCCAGCACGCTCAACTACGACTACGAGGTCCGGCCGGCCAAGGAAATCTTCTCCGACATCAAGACCTTCAAGATCGACGGCGAGATGCTCGACCTCGCAGAGCACATCATCGAAACCAAACGCGGCGAGTTCGATCCGGCCGAGTTCGACGACCGCTACGAGGCGGCGCTCGCGGAGCTGATCAAGGCCAAGATCGAGGGCCGCAAGCTCAAGAAGAAGACGAAGCCGGAACCGAAGAAGGTTTCCAGCCTGCTCGATGCGCTGCGCCAGAGCGCCGGCGACAAGAAGACTGCATCGAAGAACCCCGCCAAGAAAACCGTATCTCGTAAGACTGCCGCCCCGCAGAGAAAGGCGAGCTGATCATGGCGCTCGAAACCTATAACCAGAAGCGGGACTTCGAGGCCTCTCCGGAGCCCCGCGGTCGCAAGGCCAAGGCGACCGGCAACAGTTTCGTCATCCAGAAACACGACGCCACCCGCCTGCATTACGATTTCCGGCTGGAAATGGATGGCGTCCTGAAAAGCTGGGCCGTCACCCGCGGCCCGAGCTTCGTGCCTGGCGAAAAGCGGCTTGCGGTGCATGTGGAAGACCACCCGCTCGACTATGGCGGTTTCGAAGGCATGATCCCGAAAGGCAATTACGGCGCCGGCGCCGTGCTGCTCTGGGATCGGGGCACCTGGGAACCCATCGGCGATCCTCACAAGGGCTATAAGAAAGGCCATATGGAATTCGAGCTGAAGGGCGAGAAGCTGGAAGGCCGCTGGCACCTGATCCGCATGGCCCAGAGGCAAGGCGAAAAACACGAGAACTGGCTGCTGGTGAAGGGCGAGGACGAATTCGCCCGCGCCGAGGGCGACAAGGACATTCTCGACGAAATGCCGCTTTCGGTGAAGTCGGGCAAGACGCTGGACGAAATCTGGGGCCGCAAGGCACCGCCGGCAAAGAATACGGCCAAACCGAAAGCGAAGGCGAAATCCGATCCAGAACCGGAAAAGTCCGACATCGCAGCTTCGAATATCAGGGGAGCCCGGAAAGCCGAGCTCCCGGATTTCGTCGAGCCGCAGCTTGCGACGCTGGTGAAGAGCGCGCCGTCGGGCAAACGCTGGGTCCACGAGATCAAGCTCGACGGCTATCGCCTGCAGGCCCGTGTCGAAAATGGCAAGGTGAAGCTGTTGACGCGCACCGGGCTGGATTGGACGCACAAGTTCGGAGACGAAATCATCACGGAATTCGGAAAACTCGCCGCTTCCAGGGCGATCGTCGATGGCGAGGCAGCGGTCGAAGCGGGTTCCGGCGCCACCGATTTTTCCCTGCTGCAACAGGACCTCAGCGAAGGCCGGGACGACCGGTTCACCTTCTACGCCTTCGACCTGCTGCATCTCGACGGTTACGACCTGACGGGCGCCACGCTGTTGAAGCGCAAGGAGGCGCTCGAAACGCTGCTGATAGGCAGCGGCCCGGCGCTGCGCTACAGCGAGCATTTCGGCGACGAAGGCGGGCTGGTGCTGAAACATGCGTGCCGGCTGAGCCTCGAAGGCATCATCTCCAAGATCGCGGAAGCGCCCTATCGCCCCGGCCGCGGCCGCGACTGGGTGAAGTCGAAATGTTCGGCCCGTCAGGAATTCGTGGTCGCGGGTTTTGCCCCCTCCTCCGTTTCCAGGACGGCGATCGGATCGCTGGTCATGGGATATTACGACAGGGGAAAGCTGCGGCATGCCGGCCGGGTCGGCACCGGCTATTCCAACGCCGTGGCGCAATCGCTCTTCAAGAGCCTCACCGAGATCCAGGCCGACGAAAGCCCGTTTGACGAAAAGCTTGCCGGGGTGGAAAAGAAGGATGTCGTTTTCGTGCGGCCCGAGCTGGTGGCGGAAGTGGAGTTCCGCGGCTGGACGGCGGATGCGCATATCCGCCATGCGGCCTTCCGGGGCTTGCGGGAAGACAAGGACCCGAGGGATATCGTCCGGGAGGGCGGGCCAGTGAATTCAGTGGAAGAACCGAAGCCGCCGAAGCGGACGGTCAATCTCACCCATCCGGACCGGGTCTACTGGCCGGATGCCGGCGTGACCAAGGCCGGGCTTGCCGACTATTACACCGAAGTCTGGCGGCTGATGGCGCCCTTCGTCGTCAATCGCCCGCTGGCGCTGGTACGTGGACCCGACGGCATCGGCAAACAGCTTTTCTTCCAGAAACACGGCTGGAAGGGCATGACCGAGAATGCCGTAC
It encodes:
- a CDS encoding Ku protein, giving the protein MAPRANWKGYLKVGELSCPVALYTAASTSDRVSFHIINRETGNRVHRQMVDADTGRQVESEDIVKGYEVSSGQYVFLEPDEVKAAVPESDKTLELETFIPCNGIDTIFIDRPYYLAPADKPAAEVFELIRKGLREKNVAALARTVLFRRLRTVLIRPSEKGMIASTLNYDYEVRPAKEIFSDIKTFKIDGEMLDLAEHIIETKRGEFDPAEFDDRYEAALAELIKAKIEGRKLKKKTKPEPKKVSSLLDALRQSAGDKKTASKNPAKKTVSRKTAAPQRKAS
- the ligD gene encoding DNA ligase D — translated: MALETYNQKRDFEASPEPRGRKAKATGNSFVIQKHDATRLHYDFRLEMDGVLKSWAVTRGPSFVPGEKRLAVHVEDHPLDYGGFEGMIPKGNYGAGAVLLWDRGTWEPIGDPHKGYKKGHMEFELKGEKLEGRWHLIRMAQRQGEKHENWLLVKGEDEFARAEGDKDILDEMPLSVKSGKTLDEIWGRKAPPAKNTAKPKAKAKSDPEPEKSDIAASNIRGARKAELPDFVEPQLATLVKSAPSGKRWVHEIKLDGYRLQARVENGKVKLLTRTGLDWTHKFGDEIITEFGKLAASRAIVDGEAAVEAGSGATDFSLLQQDLSEGRDDRFTFYAFDLLHLDGYDLTGATLLKRKEALETLLIGSGPALRYSEHFGDEGGLVLKHACRLSLEGIISKIAEAPYRPGRGRDWVKSKCSARQEFVVAGFAPSSVSRTAIGSLVMGYYDRGKLRHAGRVGTGYSNAVAQSLFKSLTEIQADESPFDEKLAGVEKKDVVFVRPELVAEVEFRGWTADAHIRHAAFRGLREDKDPRDIVREGGPVNSVEEPKPPKRTVNLTHPDRVYWPDAGVTKAGLADYYTEVWRLMAPFVVNRPLALVRGPDGIGKQLFFQKHGWKGMTENAVLVKDPADPAEEDITIRNLDGLLGLVQGATLEIHPWGSNLDDWEKPDMVNIDLDPGEGVSWTDIIAAAHDVKRRFEDMGLVAFVKTSGGKGLHVVAPVKPKAEWPEVKAAMKALADGMAGDDPDRYVSTITKSKRSGKILIDYLRNGRGNTAVAPYSTRARPSAPVSMPVEWDELGGAIGPNYFTVTNAPARIAQQTNDPWGDFRKAEAVIEFNGKKKR
- a CDS encoding sigma-70 family RNA polymerase sigma factor — protein: MNGDPARADIVRLIPALRAFARTFCRNPSDADDLVQETLMKALANLDKFEPGTKLKSWLFTIMRNTFYTRIKVLGREAPGIEENISGDTPVAASQEVAARAREVQRALQKLPPHYREVLTLVAILGESYEAAAEICDCAVGTVKSRLNRARHQILQELGEETN
- a CDS encoding glutathione S-transferase translates to MTYELYYWDGLQGRGEFVRLALEEAGADYVDVARTDRGTGKMMDHIHGKHGYDMPFAPPFLKDGDLIVSHVANILNYLGPKLNLVPEDEKSRLFAHGLQLTITDFITEVHDTHHPISTADYYEDQRQEAKARSRAFLKHRVPKFIGYFDRIITANPAKNGHAVGEALSYVDLSLFQLAEGLNYAFPRAMKNFDGDYPNVAKLRDAVAGRPNIEAYLKSKRRLAFNESGIFRHYPDLDQDPL